The following proteins come from a genomic window of Dreissena polymorpha isolate Duluth1 chromosome 1, UMN_Dpol_1.0, whole genome shotgun sequence:
- the LOC127865349 gene encoding uncharacterized protein LOC127865349, with product MEQPDTGPILTSLLYGGSDFGWDCCQVKNYKPSLVSQCSKVTQISELTNSQPTGLEGLSVELETVLGEIKTLQISQKASIQSLQRTYKEHSAVMIEQMRGNLNTYIDECDNNSVGTSGGNEQYLKEEMCRSVLSIVNEFDNITAKELNEMKDEVISIKGSVTSSIHKCTTLHNDLSQFHELVQKIGDNKELCLIASIKCKHIIQQALTLLGKSGKAFNVQQKSVHNVRIPCDSVTCDISGICVLPDGQVLVADFENKRFKLLSQQYQVVSHWDVNAYPRAICLITPSEVAVAVNDHDSKIHEVQFITVNQGKLVSGRKFQLQHECRGIAHQNGDLFVTSGKELYKYTLSGKLICRLYQDRSGDLTVLKCAVSPTGDRLYITSYWQHKLLTLARDGTLLATYTDPALEFPRGLHVTPAGQVLVCGDYSSTVQQMGWEGRME from the exons ccagtgcagtaaagtgacccagatttcggagctgaccaactcgcAGCCCACAGGCTTAGAGgggctgtcagtggagctggaaactgtcctgggggaaattaaaaccctgcaaATCAGTCAgaaggccagcattcagtcattgcagagaacatacaaggaacatagtgcagttatgatagagcaaatgcgtggcaatttaaatacttatatagatgaatgtgataataattctgtgggtacatcaggcggaaatgagcaatatttaaaagaagagatgtgtaggagtgttctctctatcgtgaatgaatttgataatattactgcgaaggaacttaacgagatgaaagatgaagttataagcattaaagggtcagttacaagttctattcataaatgcaccactcttcacaatgacttgtcacaattccatgaacttgttcagaaaattggagataataaggagctctgtcttatagccagcataaaatgtaagcatataatacagcaagcATTGACTCTGctgggaaagtcaggcaaggcgttTAATGTCCAGCAgaagtctgtgcacaatgtgagaataccatgTGATTCAGTTACATGTGATATctcaggcatatgtgttcttccaGATGGACAGGTCCTGGTTGCAGACTTCGAAAATAAGAGATTCAAGCTTCTGagccagcagtaccaggtggtgagtcactgggatgtgaaTGCTTATCCACGGGCCATATgtttgatcacacccagtgaggttgcagtggctgtgaatgACCATGATAGCaagatacatgaggtccagtttatcactgtcaaccagggaaagcttgtttctggcaggaagtttcagttacaacatgaatgtagagGTATTGCCCATCAAAAtggagacctttttgtcacctctggtAAAGAATTGTACAAATACACATTGAGtggcaaactgatctgcagactcTACCAAGATAGATCAGGTGATttgacag tattgaagtgtgctgtgagtcccacaggagacaggctgtacatcaccagctaCTGGCagcacaagcttctcaccctggccagggatggcacactcctggctacatacacagacccagcactagagTTCCCacgtggtctacatgtgacccctgcaggccaggtgctggtctgtggagacTATTCCTCCACTGTACAACAGATGGGCTGGGAGGG GAGGATGGAGTGA